In Lolium rigidum isolate FL_2022 chromosome 3, APGP_CSIRO_Lrig_0.1, whole genome shotgun sequence, the genomic window CGTGAGAAGTTCTGAATGGGACGCCCTGTCATGGAGAAATACAGAATAACTCAGCAAGAGAAGTAAACAACGGAGCAGGGATACCTGGAGCTGCACAGAGCAGCAACAAAAACTAAAAGAACCAATTAATTTGTAATACTCTGGGCAAAAAAAATTGATTGCAGGATGTGGGCTAGTTCTTATGTGTCCAAAGTTATGTTCGTATGTAAAGCTCCGCGTAGTTTGGACTAAGGAGAGGAAACAGTGTTACCTTCTTCACAAGATAATCTGCTAGTGTAGTTGCATCCAGATAACCAGCTGGCAGCGAACTTTGTATTCTTTTCGAGTTAAAAGAGATATTCTGAGCAAACTCACTACATACTTCAAGCATTCCTAATATGGCCTTCACACTGTCAAACAAGGGTTCCTTGTCTTCCTGCTCAGATAAGAAATTTTCAGAATTAACACACAAAAACAAGCCTGGTTCAACATGCTTCTAACTATTTTGAGCAAACTCACTACATACTTCaagaatttctaactattttataaGCATGAGATGCACCTGTAGATCACGGTTGTAGGCCTGAGGAAGGCCTTTGCAGAGGACTAGGACAGTCATGAGATCACCAATAACCCTGGCAGATTTCCCACGAACAAGCTCCATTGGATCTGGATTTTTCTTCTGTGGCATAATGCTGCTTCCAGTTGAAACCGAGTCACTTGGTGTCAAGAAGCCAAACTCCTCTGATGCCCACAAGACCCACTCTTCGCCAATGCGTGAAAGATGAACTGCGGCAATTGAATTGGCAGCAAGAAACTCCAATACAAAGTCACGGTCTGATACTGCATCAATACTGTAGAAAAGATTAAACAAATgccgaaacaaaaaaaaaaaagtgggatTAACCCAAAAGGATGAAATCAGAGAGAAAAACATAGTTGGTTCAATTATTTTTGCTTACTCTAAGGGTTGGGCATTGAATTTCAATTGAACAGTAATATTCCATCACTAAGGCTGGGAATGGGAGTCGCGGCCAGAATACTGAGCATGTCAATCAAGCATGTATAAACAAGAAACTTAACAAGAACTGGCTATTTGAAACTTCTGCATGGTATCTCATCTCTTTACTATATATCCACAAAATGATAAGGTAGTCAGGCCCAAAATTTTTACTTAGCTTTACTTTGGGATCAAAGTGCTCATGTGCGCTTGCATATAAAGATAGGGACTCATTTTAGAAGATACACAATATCTATGGGTGTTAGGTATGCAACTCACTAAACTAACTCTTATCTTGTTAATAATTCAAGCAAGACATAGCACAGACAGCATGCTATCTACTATACATGTTCGCACTACTAAAGAAAGCAAGGATGTAAATTACCTGTTCTTCATTGGAGCCGTAAAGTTCAAATCTTTAGCAGTTTTGAACCTATCAATGGGAAGTCCAGTTCCAGCCAAAGCACAAGCACCAAGAGGGCAGAAATTCACTCTTTCCCTGCAGTCGATCAGCCGTCCTGCATCACGCTCCAACTGCGCAAAGTACAGTAAAAATAACATCAGATTTATTTCCAGGTATATTGCCACTCCAGGGCACCACTTAGTTCAGTCAAAGGTGAGCCATGATCCCACCAAAATTAAAATTTCACCACAAAATAGTAGTATGACTTATTCTGCTTATACGCTAATCACTCAAAGACTAAGTTGGCAAATGGACAAATGTTTATTAGCACAGTTGGCAGGATTAGTCCTCTGTGTTTTGGTTCAAAGCTTCAAACTGTGTTACAGCTTCATTCTAAAAGGAATGAGGTAGTAATATTATAAGGAAATTAGTAAAAGTATCTGAAACACTGTTACACCCTTGCACAAGAAACATAGCAAGAGGTTAACCATAAGATGCAAGATTGTAAGTTTAATTTTTCATTGCGTGTCAAGCTGATCTGACCTGGCAGATAGTGGTGAACAATTCAAAGACAGGACAGACTATGAAAAACACCCGCATATAGTGCTCTTCCTTCACATTTTAGATTACATAACAATAtgtacaaaggaaaaaaaaaagggggggggggggggctagttCCTTAGATACTGTATTGGGATATGGCTAAGTTACAGCCGGATGGGCTAAGTTGAATGTTCACTATAACAATGAAAAACTTACGTATTGCACACCAGATCCTCATATAATCATTTTCAATAGTAAAAAAACAGACCTAATGTGGCAAACAGTACTAACTCCTGAACAATTCTCACATCAACTATGATGAGTTAGAGTAGATTAATTCAATTACTAGAGTGTAAAGGGGGCATTCAGAGATTTGTTTACATTGTAGTTACAGAAATTAGCCATGAATAAGACAGACAGTCTGTGAAATAAGAGAATGCGGGTACCTGTTCAACATAGGATAAGAGAAGATGTGGCAGCAAAACAGGCTGTGCCCTTTGAAGATGAGTATAACCAGGGACAATTAAGTCAACATATTTTGAAGCTAACAAAACCAGAGACACCTGAAAAAAAATAAGAATTATGTTGATGTTATCAATAAAAGTGTCTTATAGAGACGCCATGGAAAAGTTGCCAGAAAAAGGAAGAAATCAAGTGTTCGTATCTACAAAGCGGGATAGCTTACAATATTATCAATTATCAGCATAAGTGAACATACGATAAATTAGATCCAAAACAAGAATAAATATTCGAACTCTACCTAGCAGAGGAGCTGTTTATGCACAATGAAGAACAGCCTAAGAAAAATGTCCACTTATCACAAAGCTCAAGAAGGTGTATTCTACCTTACTCCCTCTTAGAGAGAGTGGAGAAGTAATCTTCGGAGTTTATTGCCCACAGAAGAGCATTACTCAAAAAAGTCGATAGAAATAATCTAACAGTTCAATTAGCTTTCATACAATCCAAGGTGGTGTACCAGACCCAAATAATAAAAATAGCAATGGATCTAGCATAGATCATAACACTAAGTAAAGAATCCATAATGCTTAATGACGTCTTCAAGAGCACAAAGCCAATGAATGCAACACCAGAAAACAATATGTATATTCAGACATGTTATAAGCAGAAGACCATGAACATCACAAAGCTAATTCAAGGACAAACCTGAAACTGTTTGATGCGAATCAAAATCTTGTCGATAGCATCGCGACACCACAGCCTAAGATCCGTCACGATTTGGTCGTTGCGGCTCCTAGCAGTATGTAGCTTCTTAGCCGGCTCACCGACCCTCTCAATCAGAGCCGCCTCAATGTTCATGTGCACGTCCTCCCTGTCCTTTCGCCACTCAAACTTGCCATCTTGAATTTGCTTCTCAATTTGATCTAGGCCCTCCAAGATGATATCCCTATCACCAGTCGTTATCAaaccctgcatcgcaaatgattcAGAACTTTCACTCGAATATGATGGGCACTGGTTCAATCAACATCTACCAAAAACCTAGAGGAAGATGCACTAATTAAATATTTGGCAAAATAGGGTTAAGCAAACCTAAGCCCCGAATTTGCTAAAAGATTAAACCCTTAATCCAATAATCCTTCAATGTGATGCTTCAAATCAAGTTAGACCGTTCTCTAGCAGATCCGGACCACACCAAAGGCAGTACTGCCAAGCTAGTTATTTCGTCGAACGCATTGCCAGCATAACCATCAGCAGGTTAAGCTCAGATTGGCAGAAGAAAACCAGAAGCTGCTTCGCCGCGGACTCGTCCAAGCAGAGAACTAACTGGTCGAAAATCTAGACGGTCCCAATGCCGCCGAGGTGGAGCGCACATAAGGTACCTACCTGGGCGGCGAGCATGGAAGCGTGGGCCTTGCTGCCCATGATGTCGTACTTGTAGAGCTGCCAGTCGTAGGAGATGGACTCGGTGAAGCGCTCGACGGCGTCGGTGACGCCCTCCTCGAAGCGCCCGCCCCAAAGCTTGGACTCCTTCTTCTCGTCGCTCTCCGAGGACGCCATCGAGGTAGAGGCGGCCGCGACGGCCGGGAaagcggggcggcggcggagggcgacgGCGCGGTGGGCGGATAAGGCGAGGCGGGCGCGGGGCAGTGAGGGAGGCGCCGGGGAGAGGAGGGATTGGGAGGTGGCGGCCATAAGAGTGACGCCGATgttcgcggcggcgcggcggcgcggtcggGTGTTCAGGCAATTGGGAATGGACAGTAGATTGGGGTTCAGGCAATTAGGGGTTAGCCTGGGGCCTGGACCCTATTTTATTCTTCAGCTTGAGTGTTAATTTTAGTAGaaccttgatttttttttttttcaatcgGCAGGGGACTTGATAGAATTTAACAGTAGTTAAAACTCAAACTAAAATATCTGATGTGAAACTAATATATTCCCTCCGTCTCATGAAATATATCGAAGGTTTATCAAactttaaatgtatctagatactaaataataatgaatacatctaaattttataaAATCTTCCAAACTAAGAGAGTATCTATTTatgtatactactccctccgttcttttttaattgacttgaatttagtacaaagttgtactaaatccgagtcaattaaaagagaccggagggagtacttaaaaAAAGACGTTTCTCCCTGAAAAAAGACGTTTCAAAGCGAAAACTGCGAacagaggccgagctacatgtagctttttattttttttaaataaaaaatcatagttttaattttcaaaaaaatctgaaaaatatccTAGACGtagacaatgatgaaatctacaaacgtgTAAATCTCAATGTaaaattctttgtattgtagactacacaaaaatgaaaaaatctggCAGATTTCatagttttgaaatgtgcactattcactattctcagatccacacatttatcatttttgtgtagcataAACTACTAAGAATTTcatattgagattttacatgttTGTAGACACCATCATTGGGTACATCtaagattttttttcagattttcgaaattttcaaaatgaaGGGCTAACGGGGGCCTCCATTTATCCACTCTTGTTTCAAAGTTCAAACAAAAGAGGTCTTCAAACGATCGACGTCGACGAGCCAGAGAACTTACCGTGTCGGCGAGCATGTCAGCGTGGGCGCGGCTGCAGGCGATGTCGTGAGCCCACAGCTCATTGGCCTCCGCCATCACAAGAGGCTCGGAGAACCGAGCGCCGGTCCCGGCCTTCTCGGCATTGCCATTAAGCCACAACCGCGGTGCCTCCCTGACCGTGGCCTTCACCGCCACCGCCGGCTCCCTATCGGCCACCATCCGAGGTTTCACCGGTCTCTGAGGCGACGGCTCGTTGATGAACTCCAGCGACGACTTCATGGACGACTCCGCGGAGTCGTCAATCGAGCTCTCGACCATCTCGATGAGCGCGGCGTCGTGCGCGGACAGCCGGTCGCCCATCGCAACCTCCACGATCTGCAACCCCTCGACCTGGTGCTGCCTCTGCGGCGTGAACGGCGGCCACGCCGAGTCCGTCGACGGCTGCTTGCCCGGCGGGCCCGGCGGCGCAGGTCTCCGGTCGGGCGTCGCCGGCGAATTGACGTTGCCGGTCTCGGCAAACGCAGGGGAAGGTGGCTGCGTCTGCGTCACCGCCACGGCGGGCGTGCTCTCCTGCGGCGCCGGCGGGGAGCGGGGCGGATGCGTCACCATCGACGGCGCCGGCGTGAGCGGCTGGCGGCGCGCGTTGGCCTTGCGCTCCTTCTTCTTGCTGCGGAAGCACGAGCGGATGGACGGGAGGCGCGCCTTcctgtgcttcttcttcttgttgttgttctcaGGGGCGTTGCCCATGGAGTAGACGAAGAAGGACGGCTCCTGGCCTTGCTGCTCCGTGCCGACGTCAGACGAGACCCTGGATGGCGCCGCTCGGTTCCGGCTtttgctgcggctgcggctgcgtcCGCGGCCCCGGCCGGGACACCGGAACAGGGACCTCAGCGGGTTGAAGCAGCATGGCGTGGAGGGCTTgcccccgctgccgccgccgccgaggcacTTGCACCGGGTGCGGCGTCGGGACGATGACCGACCGCGAGGCGTCGACGACATGCCTGCCGGTAGATGTCTTGGAGCCGGCAGCCGGAGATCGCGCCTCTCTTTGGAAGTTTGTGTTTGTTCGTGGCGGTGCGCATAGGTTGGGGCAGGATTTTGTTACGCGCGCGCGCCCGTGCGTCCGTGCCTTACGGCTTATTACGTGCACTGCACTACCTGCATACCTCTGCAGCCATGATCGTGTGGGTTGCATGATGCGTGGTGAGCTCGTCTGGAGTAGTGCCGCTTAATCGACGGCACGATTATGATGATTAATTCCGTTGATTACTCCGGGAAGTTAAATTAACCGGGACAATTAGACTAGAGACTAGGACAAAACAAAACTGTCGCAGATATTTCTATATGTGAATGTCCCATCTGCGATCTGTTTTTTTCTGAAATTGATGTAGTAGTAAGCTAGCTGCTGAAGTGGTTCGCATT contains:
- the LOC124702226 gene encoding argininosuccinate lyase, chloroplastic-like, whose amino-acid sequence is MAATSQSLLSPAPPSLPRARLALSAHRAVALRRRPAFPAVAAASTSMASSESDEKKESKLWGGRFEEGVTDAVERFTESISYDWQLYKYDIMGSKAHASMLAAQGLITTGDRDIILEGLDQIEKQIQDGKFEWRKDREDVHMNIEAALIERVGEPAKKLHTARSRNDQIVTDLRLWCRDAIDKILIRIKQFQVSLVLLASKYVDLIVPGYTHLQRAQPVLLPHLLLSYVEQLERDAGRLIDCRERVNFCPLGACALAGTGLPIDRFKTAKDLNFTAPMKNSIDAVSDRDFVLEFLAANSIAAVHLSRIGEEWVLWASEEFGFLTPSDSVSTGSSIMPQKKNPDPMELVRGKSARVIGDLMTVLVLCKGLPQAYNRDLQEDKEPLFDSVKAILGMLEVCSEFAQNISFNSKRIQSSLPAGYLDATTLADYLVKKGVPFRTSHEIVGRCVALCVSKNCQLTELEMNDLKAVHPVFERDVYAYLGVENAVNKFISYGSTGSEQVKKQLEDWRVQLGINP